The region CGCACCTACTTCATCGAGTGCGCGGGCAACGGGCAAAACGGCTACCGCAACCCCCCCGACCCCAACCTCACCGCTACCCGCAGCCGGGGGCTGGCCTCCAACGCCAGTTGGACCGGGGTACCCCTAGCCCTGCTGCTGAAGGAAGCAGGGCTCCGACCCGAGGCCCGCTGGCTCATCCCCGAAGGCGTGGACGCGGTGGCCTACACCCGCAGCCTGCCCCTGGACAAGGCCATGGAGGACGTATTGGTGGCCTACGCGCAAAACGGAGAGGCGCTGCGCCCCGAGCAGGGCTATCCGGTGCGGCTGGTGGTGCCGGGGTGGGAGGGGAGCATCCAGGTGAAGTGGCTAAGGCGCATCCTGGTCACCGACCTGCCCACCATGAGCAAGGACGAGACCAGCGAGTACACCGACGTCATGGCCGACGGAAAGCTCCTGGCTTTCACCTGGATCATGGACCCCGAGTCCATCATCACCTACCCCTCCGGGCTACAGCGCATCCAGCCCGGATTCCACGAGATCCGGGGCCTGGCCTGGAGCGGGTATGGCCGCATCCGCAAGGTGGAGGTCTCCTTCGACGAGGGGCGCAGCTGGCGCCAGGCCGATCTCGAGCCCCCGGTGGAGCGACACGCCTTTGTGCGCTTCAAGCTGCCGTGGTACTGGGACGGCCGGGAGGTGGTGCTGTGGAGCCGGGCCTGGGACGAGGGGGGGAACACCCAGCCCACCCGGGAGGAGTTCTTCCGGAAGTGGGGAAGGAACAACCGCTACCACTACAACGCCATCCAGGCCTGGCGGATCACCCCCGACGGCCGGGTGACGAACGGGGACCGCCCCCTGGGTGGGGTTGCGCAGCGCCCGGCGGGCGGCTGCGGCGGGGAGGTGTTCGATG is a window of Allomeiothermus silvanus DSM 9946 DNA encoding:
- the soxC gene encoding sulfite dehydrogenase, translated to MDRRKFFRLLGGGVLLSPLLKAQAQPKAWEEKTLEPLRTLGSPLSEYGERSPFEAEVVRYISPNLRTRTSGADFTPLERLSGVITPNGLHFERHHGGVPQVDPQSYRLVIHGLVETPLVFTLEELRRFPSVTRTYFIECAGNGQNGYRNPPDPNLTATRSRGLASNASWTGVPLALLLKEAGLRPEARWLIPEGVDAVAYTRSLPLDKAMEDVLVAYAQNGEALRPEQGYPVRLVVPGWEGSIQVKWLRRILVTDLPTMSKDETSEYTDVMADGKLLAFTWIMDPESIITYPSGLQRIQPGFHEIRGLAWSGYGRIRKVEVSFDEGRSWRQADLEPPVERHAFVRFKLPWYWDGREVVLWSRAWDEGGNTQPTREEFFRKWGRNNRYHYNAIQAWRITPDGRVTNGDRPLGGVAQRPAGGCGGEVFDV